A single region of the Halopiger xanaduensis SH-6 genome encodes:
- a CDS encoding helix-turn-helix domain-containing protein: MREFAFTITYERGADHLMDVFVDNPGLYARTISCHATADTMWRLDEVTGPTEALAVYDDRLEDLSRCSSLRGMGGCQIDWRYETLAERPTRRLIYSRQSEGAGCRSVPYLAAKHLGDGALCRAEQHGHEYKWRILAEDDVAIRPVYEELSANLRDGLSLEFERVTGETEWPDEHAGGAELPYKQREALELAVEYGYYETPRRMSIQEIAEAEDVPTSTLQYRLTRAEAWLAETFVSTDTGDPVVQAMTTPSDD; encoded by the coding sequence ATGCGCGAGTTCGCCTTCACGATCACCTACGAGCGGGGTGCGGACCACCTGATGGACGTCTTCGTCGACAACCCCGGGCTGTACGCGCGGACGATCTCCTGTCACGCGACCGCGGACACGATGTGGCGGCTGGACGAGGTGACCGGCCCGACGGAGGCGCTGGCGGTCTACGACGACCGCCTCGAGGACCTCTCGCGGTGTTCCAGCCTGCGCGGGATGGGCGGCTGTCAAATCGACTGGCGCTACGAGACTCTCGCCGAACGCCCGACGCGGCGGCTCATCTACTCGCGCCAGTCGGAGGGCGCGGGCTGTCGCTCCGTTCCGTACCTCGCCGCGAAACACCTCGGCGACGGCGCGCTCTGTCGCGCCGAACAGCACGGTCACGAGTACAAGTGGCGTATCCTCGCCGAAGACGACGTCGCGATCCGTCCCGTCTACGAGGAACTCAGCGCGAACCTCCGGGACGGCCTCTCCCTCGAGTTCGAGCGCGTTACCGGTGAGACGGAGTGGCCCGACGAGCACGCCGGGGGCGCCGAACTCCCCTACAAACAGCGCGAGGCGCTCGAGTTGGCAGTCGAGTACGGCTACTACGAGACGCCGCGCCGAATGTCGATCCAGGAGATCGCCGAGGCCGAGGACGTTCCGACCTCGACGCTGCAGTACCGACTGACGCGCGCCGAGGCGTGGCTCGCCGAGACCTTCGTTTCGACCGACACCGGCGATCCCGTGGTGCAGGCGATGACGACGCCGAGCGACGACTGA
- the serB gene encoding phosphoserine phosphatase SerB, producing MTVVAFDFDGTLSDSEMTVLLGQRCGVAEDMAEITERAMNDEIGYAESLRERAALLEGLAAEEAEAAFDEVVLREGAADLIAELNEAGVTTAILTGGFERGVAAALEREGVSVDHIVSNRLPMNADGTELTGAVEGPLIEGTKDDALEDLADDVGVDLDDTVAVGDGANDLPMLKVAGLAIGFDPKPAVEPHCDVVVTSMADAREELVSDGVLEG from the coding sequence ATGACAGTCGTCGCTTTCGACTTCGACGGAACGCTTTCGGACTCCGAGATGACGGTCCTGCTCGGGCAGCGCTGCGGGGTCGCCGAGGACATGGCCGAGATCACCGAACGCGCGATGAACGACGAGATCGGCTACGCCGAGAGCCTCCGCGAGCGCGCGGCCCTGCTCGAGGGCCTCGCCGCCGAGGAGGCTGAAGCCGCCTTCGACGAGGTCGTCCTGCGCGAGGGTGCGGCCGACCTGATCGCCGAACTGAACGAAGCCGGCGTCACCACCGCCATCCTGACCGGCGGCTTCGAACGGGGCGTCGCGGCCGCCTTAGAGCGCGAGGGCGTCTCGGTCGACCACATCGTCTCGAACCGCCTGCCGATGAACGCCGACGGTACCGAATTGACCGGCGCGGTCGAGGGGCCGCTGATCGAGGGCACGAAGGACGACGCCCTCGAGGATCTGGCCGACGACGTCGGCGTCGACCTCGACGACACCGTCGCGGTCGGCGACGGCGCGAACGACCTGCCGATGCTGAAGGTCGCGGGACTGGCGATCGGTTTCGACCCGAAGCCGGCGGTCGAACCCCACTGCGACGTCGTCGTCACCTCGATGGCCGACGCCCGCGAGGAACTCGTTTCCGACGGCGTGCTCGAGGGCTGA
- a CDS encoding amidohydrolase family protein produces MPTDDRSTDDSGVSRRNYLGLGAGALAGLSFASVGSADGGEKSGKGNARGNSAGDRLLVTNGTIVTVDPDLGILESADLLVEDGRIERIDSNIDAPGAATIDAGDAIVAPGFVNAHLHTWQAGVRGIAGDWSFMEYLETMLGEISSHYEPEDAYLGNLFGALEQLNAGATTILDWFHIANSPEHTDRAIDGLEDAGVRAVFAHGPPGDDSATWWEESTETHPDDIRRLHRERFPANDGLLTLAMGIRGPDYSTDEVVARDIELARELGIPASMHIGSLGPGGVETLEELGLLGDDLNYVHANRLTEREFELIGDSGGSVSITPEVEMQMGMGMPALRQTLDAGAIPSLGVDIVSNVSGDMFTQTRFALQTQRALDNQPTVEAGEQVSDLSLTARQALEFATIEGARALGLEDQVGSLTPGKRADVVLFETDDLNTTPAHDPVETIVFQSGIENVDTVLVDGDLVKYDGDLINPAAERRRHRLVESGRRILEESGVATLADPAQRGGRGRGRGQGRD; encoded by the coding sequence ATGCCAACTGACGACCGATCGACGGACGACTCCGGCGTCTCGCGACGCAACTACCTCGGCCTCGGTGCCGGCGCGCTGGCGGGCCTGTCGTTTGCGTCCGTCGGCAGCGCTGATGGAGGCGAAAAGAGCGGGAAGGGCAACGCCCGCGGGAACAGCGCGGGTGACCGCCTGCTGGTTACGAACGGGACGATCGTGACGGTCGACCCCGACCTCGGAATCCTCGAGAGCGCCGATCTGCTCGTCGAAGACGGACGGATCGAGCGCATCGACAGCAACATCGACGCGCCCGGTGCAGCGACGATCGACGCCGGCGACGCCATCGTCGCCCCCGGATTCGTTAACGCTCACCTGCACACGTGGCAGGCCGGCGTCCGCGGCATCGCCGGCGACTGGTCGTTCATGGAGTACCTCGAGACGATGCTCGGGGAGATCAGCAGCCACTACGAGCCCGAGGACGCCTATCTGGGCAACCTCTTCGGCGCGCTCGAGCAGCTCAACGCCGGCGCGACGACGATCCTCGACTGGTTCCACATCGCCAACTCGCCCGAGCACACCGACCGGGCGATCGACGGCCTCGAGGACGCCGGCGTGCGCGCCGTCTTCGCGCACGGCCCGCCGGGCGACGACAGCGCGACGTGGTGGGAGGAGAGCACCGAGACCCACCCAGACGACATTCGTCGGCTCCACCGGGAACGGTTCCCCGCCAACGACGGCCTGCTGACGCTGGCGATGGGGATCCGCGGTCCCGACTACTCGACCGACGAGGTCGTCGCGCGGGACATCGAACTCGCGCGCGAACTCGGGATTCCCGCGTCCATGCACATCGGCTCGCTGGGGCCCGGCGGCGTCGAGACCCTCGAGGAACTCGGGCTGCTCGGGGACGACCTGAACTACGTTCACGCCAACCGGCTCACCGAGCGGGAGTTCGAACTCATCGGCGACTCCGGCGGCTCGGTCTCGATCACGCCGGAAGTCGAGATGCAGATGGGGATGGGGATGCCGGCGCTGCGCCAGACGCTCGACGCCGGCGCGATCCCGTCGCTCGGCGTCGACATCGTCTCGAACGTCAGCGGCGACATGTTCACGCAGACCCGGTTCGCCCTGCAGACTCAGCGCGCCCTCGACAACCAGCCGACCGTCGAGGCCGGCGAGCAGGTCAGCGACCTCTCGCTGACCGCCCGGCAGGCCCTCGAGTTCGCGACCATCGAGGGCGCCCGCGCGCTCGGCCTCGAGGATCAGGTCGGCTCGCTGACCCCTGGCAAGCGGGCGGACGTCGTGCTCTTCGAGACGGACGACCTCAACACGACGCCGGCCCACGATCCGGTCGAAACGATCGTCTTCCAGTCCGGCATCGAGAACGTCGACACGGTGCTCGTCGACGGCGATCTCGTCAAGTACGACGGCGACCTCATCAACCCCGCCGCCGAGCGCCGGCGCCACCGGCTCGTCGAGTCCGGCCGCCGCATCCTCGAGGAGAGCGGCGTCGCGACGCTGGCGGACCCCGCCCAGCGTGGCGGTCGAGGGCGCGGTCGCGGCCAGGGACGCGACTGA